One region of Eupeodes corollae chromosome 1, idEupCoro1.1, whole genome shotgun sequence genomic DNA includes:
- the LOC129939542 gene encoding uncharacterized protein LOC129939542, whose amino-acid sequence MENKIVFLFCLVVICSGIVLAEQTGGGYIYQKTNLPQINDFSQTRPHHQTGSQAFSQDLQPPPLQNQQQQNILVSSYFDKGQQNLQNIHRNPVNFDSNSLHNHHQHHQQQQQQPFNQPPPPPALNFELPSVNVPQLNNVNYAPPPQLLFNPQAENNVMRFEFQLLNENLGNSIEQQGCNPEPIVGQFKPELVDLANGGPLTRMITTCGPGNDCKTIVLQADLNRVQAVLPKPTSNQFGNGPHQQGLQERSYNNRVIEGRGNVAASYFRADESNALVRPPNRRLIPYTEIVDDDIYN is encoded by the exons ATGGagaataaaattgtgtttttg ttttgtttggtGGTGATTTGTAGCGGAATTGTGTTGGCTGAGCAGACAGGAGGAGGATATATTTATCAGAAAACTAATTTACCTCAAATCAACGACTTCTCCCAAACAAGACCACATCACCAAACGGGCTCGCAGGCGTTTTCACAGGACTTACAGCCACCTCCGCtgcaaaatcaacaacaacagaatATATTAGTCAGCAGCTATTTCGACAAAGGTCAACAGAACCTTCAAAATATTCATCGAAATCCTGTCAATTTTGATTCGAATTCGcttcataatcatcatcaacatcatcagcagcaacagcaacaaccaTTTAAtcaaccaccaccaccaccagctTTAAACTTTGAGCTACCCTCCGTGAACGTACCACAGTTAAATAATGTCAACTATGCACCACCACCTCAACTACTGTTCAATCCGCAAGCCGAAAATAATGTCATGCGATTCGAATTTCAGCTTTTGAATGAGAATCTGGGCAACAGCATCGAACAGCAGGGCTGCAATCCGGAACCAATTGTTGGCCAATTTAAACCAGAGCTGGTGGATTTGGCCAATGGTGGGCCACTGACACGAATGATAACTACATGCGGACCAGGTAATGATTGCAAGACAATTGTCCTGCAAGCTGATTTAAATCGAGTCCAAGCAGTCCTGCCAAAGCCAACATCCAATCAATTCGGAAACGGACCGCATCAGCAAGGGTTACAGGAGCGGTCATATAATAATAGAGTAATAGAAGGTCGAGGTAATGTGGCTGCAAGCTACTTTAGAGCTGATGAATCCAACGCACTGGTTAGGCCACCGAATAGGCGTCTCATTCCATACACCGAAATAGTTGACGACGATATTTACAATTaa